One stretch of Corynebacterium callunae DSM 20147 DNA includes these proteins:
- the glmM gene encoding phosphoglucosamine mutase — MTRLFGTDGVRGLANEVLTAPLALKLGAAAAHVLTAEKRVDGRRPVAIVGRDPRVSGEMLAAALSAGMASQGVDVIRVGVLPTPAVAFLTDDYGADMGVMISASHNPMPDNGIKFFSAGGHKLPDDIEDEIERVMDSLPAEGPTGHGIGRVIEEAPDAQDRYLDHLKDAVPTSLEGIKVVVDAANGAASVVAPKAYEAAGATVIAIHNKPDSYNINMDCGSTHIDQVQAAVLKHGADLGLAHDGDADRCLAVDKDGNIVDGDQIMAILAIAMKENGELRKNTLVATVMSNLGLQIAMNEAGITMRATKVGDRYVLEDLKAGGFSLGGEQSGHIVLPDYGTTGDGTLTGLSLMARMAETGKPLGELAQAMKVLPQVLINVPVSDKTAIVANPQVVAAIAEAEAELGDRGRVLLRASGTEELFRVMVEAGEQEQARRIAGRLAAVVAEV, encoded by the coding sequence ATGACTCGACTTTTTGGAACTGATGGCGTCCGCGGACTAGCCAATGAAGTACTCACCGCACCTTTGGCTTTGAAACTCGGTGCAGCAGCAGCTCACGTACTCACTGCAGAAAAGCGCGTAGATGGGCGTCGCCCGGTTGCGATCGTTGGTCGAGATCCTCGAGTTTCTGGAGAGATGCTCGCAGCAGCACTTTCAGCAGGTATGGCCAGCCAAGGCGTTGATGTTATTCGCGTTGGCGTTCTCCCAACTCCAGCTGTTGCATTCCTTACCGATGATTATGGTGCGGATATGGGCGTGATGATTTCTGCGTCGCACAACCCAATGCCCGACAACGGCATCAAGTTCTTTTCTGCAGGTGGACACAAACTCCCTGATGATATCGAAGATGAAATTGAGCGCGTCATGGACAGCTTGCCTGCTGAGGGGCCAACGGGGCACGGAATTGGTCGTGTGATCGAGGAAGCGCCAGATGCTCAAGATCGCTATCTAGACCACCTTAAAGATGCGGTCCCAACGTCTCTTGAAGGCATCAAAGTGGTTGTAGATGCTGCTAACGGAGCAGCCAGTGTCGTGGCTCCTAAGGCTTATGAAGCAGCAGGGGCAACTGTAATTGCTATTCATAACAAGCCAGACTCCTACAACATCAACATGGACTGCGGTTCAACCCATATCGATCAGGTGCAGGCGGCAGTTCTGAAGCACGGAGCTGATCTTGGTTTGGCACATGACGGCGATGCTGACCGATGCTTAGCGGTAGACAAAGACGGTAACATTGTTGATGGTGACCAGATCATGGCCATCCTGGCAATCGCTATGAAGGAAAATGGTGAGCTGCGCAAGAACACCCTGGTAGCTACCGTAATGAGTAACCTTGGCTTACAGATTGCTATGAATGAAGCCGGAATCACCATGCGTGCTACAAAGGTCGGCGACCGTTATGTGCTGGAAGATCTAAAAGCAGGCGGATTCAGCCTCGGTGGCGAGCAATCCGGTCACATTGTGCTTCCTGACTATGGCACCACCGGTGATGGCACCCTGACCGGACTGTCACTGATGGCTCGTATGGCTGAAACCGGAAAGCCACTTGGTGAACTCGCACAGGCTATGAAGGTGTTGCCACAGGTGCTTATCAACGTTCCTGTTTCTGATAAGACTGCAATTGTGGCCAACCCACAGGTAGTGGCAGCAATTGCGGAAGCAGAAGCAGAACTGGGCGATCGTGGTCGTGTGCTATTGCGTGCCTCTGGTACCGAAGAGCTCTTCCGCGTCATGGTTGAAGCTGGTGAGCAGGAACAAGCTCGTCGTATCGCTGGACGTCTTGCAGCTGTAGTTGCTGAGGTCTAA